Proteins found in one Streptomyces sp. CB09001 genomic segment:
- a CDS encoding elongation factor G-like protein EF-G2, with product MGDKAHTHPGAAGRATAADHPTSVRNVVLVGHSGSGKTTLVEALALTAGAVNRAGRVEDGGCVSDYDDMEHRQQRSVQLSLVPVEWDGIKINLLDTPGYADFVGELRAGLRAADAALFVVSASDGVDGSTRMVWEECAAVGMPRAIVITHLEAARADFEEMTRICAEAFGGDDPDAVLPLYLPLHGPPAPDGHAPVTGLVGLLSRKLFDYASGERVASEPGEAELPQLDEARSMLIEGIISESEDETLMERYLGGEQVDVKTLIEDLERAVARGVFFPVLAAAPAADGARQGLGTVELLELITRGFPTPLERTAPRVTTPEGVGRELRLCDPEESLVAEVVKTSSDPYVGRISMVRVFSGTLRADETVHVSGHGMTDRGHEDHDVDERIGALSTPFGKQQRPVSHVIAGDLACVAKLTRAETGDTLSAKDDPLLMVPWEMPDPLLPLAIEAHSKPDEDKLSQGLARLVAEDPTMRLEHNQDTHQVVLWCLGEAHADVALERLRSRYGVQVDVVPHRVSLRETFGDRAAGRGRHVKQSGGHGQYAICEIEVEPLPGGSGIEFVDKVVGGAVPRQFIPSVEKGVRTQAAKGVAAGHPLIDVRITLLDGKAHSVDSSDAAFQTAGALALREAAAETRIHLLEPVAEVSVLVGDDYVGAVMSDLSGRRGKVLGTEQTSGGRTLIRAEVPEIEIGRYAVDLRSLSHGTARFDRRYARHEPMPAQVADRLREEVRVAS from the coding sequence ATGGGCGACAAGGCACATACCCATCCCGGAGCCGCCGGAAGGGCAACGGCGGCCGACCACCCCACGTCCGTACGGAACGTGGTGCTGGTCGGCCACTCCGGATCGGGCAAGACGACATTGGTGGAAGCTCTCGCGCTGACGGCGGGAGCGGTGAACCGGGCGGGCCGCGTGGAGGACGGCGGCTGCGTCTCCGACTACGACGACATGGAGCACCGACAGCAGCGCTCCGTACAGCTTTCCCTGGTGCCGGTCGAATGGGACGGCATCAAGATCAACCTCTTGGACACTCCCGGGTACGCCGACTTCGTCGGTGAGCTGAGGGCCGGTCTGCGTGCGGCGGACGCGGCCCTCTTCGTCGTCTCGGCCTCCGACGGGGTGGACGGCTCGACCCGCATGGTCTGGGAGGAGTGCGCCGCCGTCGGCATGCCGCGCGCCATCGTGATCACGCACCTGGAGGCCGCCCGCGCGGACTTCGAGGAGATGACGCGGATCTGCGCGGAGGCCTTCGGCGGCGACGACCCCGACGCCGTACTGCCGCTGTATCTCCCGCTGCACGGCCCGCCCGCCCCCGACGGGCACGCGCCCGTGACCGGGCTCGTGGGTCTGCTGTCGCGGAAGCTGTTCGACTACGCGTCCGGCGAGCGCGTGGCGTCGGAGCCGGGCGAGGCCGAACTGCCGCAGCTCGACGAGGCCCGCTCCATGCTGATCGAGGGGATCATCTCGGAGAGCGAGGACGAGACCCTCATGGAGCGTTATCTCGGCGGCGAGCAGGTCGACGTCAAGACGCTCATCGAGGATCTGGAACGGGCCGTCGCACGCGGGGTGTTCTTCCCGGTGCTGGCCGCCGCGCCCGCCGCCGACGGCGCCCGGCAGGGCCTGGGCACGGTCGAGCTGCTGGAACTGATCACGCGCGGCTTCCCGACCCCGCTGGAACGCACGGCACCGCGCGTCACCACGCCCGAGGGCGTCGGCCGCGAGCTGCGGCTGTGCGATCCGGAGGAGTCGCTCGTCGCGGAGGTCGTCAAGACGTCCTCGGACCCGTACGTCGGCCGGATCTCGATGGTCCGCGTCTTCTCCGGCACCCTGCGCGCCGACGAGACGGTGCACGTGTCCGGACACGGCATGACCGACCGGGGCCACGAGGACCACGACGTCGACGAGCGGATCGGCGCCCTGTCGACGCCGTTCGGCAAGCAGCAGCGGCCGGTCTCGCACGTGATCGCGGGCGATCTCGCCTGCGTGGCCAAGCTGACCCGCGCGGAGACCGGGGACACGCTCTCGGCCAAGGACGACCCGCTGCTCATGGTCCCCTGGGAGATGCCCGACCCGCTGCTGCCGCTCGCCATCGAGGCGCACAGCAAACCCGACGAGGACAAGCTCTCCCAGGGGCTGGCCCGGCTGGTCGCCGAGGACCCGACGATGCGCCTGGAACACAACCAGGACACCCACCAGGTGGTCCTGTGGTGCCTGGGCGAGGCCCACGCCGACGTGGCCCTGGAGCGGCTGCGCAGCCGCTACGGCGTCCAGGTCGACGTCGTACCGCACCGGGTCTCCCTGCGCGAGACCTTCGGCGACCGGGCGGCCGGGCGCGGACGGCACGTGAAGCAGTCCGGCGGGCACGGCCAGTACGCCATCTGCGAGATCGAGGTCGAGCCGCTGCCGGGCGGCTCGGGCATCGAGTTCGTGGACAAGGTCGTCGGCGGCGCGGTGCCCCGGCAGTTCATCCCGTCCGTCGAGAAGGGCGTGCGCACCCAGGCGGCCAAGGGCGTCGCCGCGGGCCACCCGCTGATCGACGTGCGGATCACGCTGCTCGACGGCAAGGCGCACTCGGTGGACTCCTCCGACGCCGCGTTCCAGACCGCGGGCGCGCTGGCGCTCAGGGAGGCCGCGGCCGAAACGAGGATCCACCTGCTGGAGCCGGTGGCCGAGGTGAGCGTGCTCGTCGGCGACGACTACGTGGGCGCGGTGATGAGCGACCTGTCCGGACGGCGCGGCAAGGTGCTGGGCACCGAGCAGACCAGCGGCGGCCGGACCCTGATCAGGGCCGAGGTGCCCGAGATCGAGATCGGCCGCTACGCCGTGGACCTGCGCTCCCTCTCCCACGGCACCGCCCGCTTCGACCGCCGCTACGCACGGCACGAACCGATGCCGGCCCAGGTCGCGGACCGGCTGCGCGAGGAGGTGCGGGTGGCGTCCTAG
- a CDS encoding HIT domain-containing protein, protein MTSEPEQQLGVGTPDAFQRLWTPHRMAYIQGESKPSGPGADDGCPFCSIPAKSDEDGLIIRRGEHVYAVLNLYPYNGGHLMTVPYRHVADYTELNTVETAELAELTKQAMTALRTASGAHGFNIGMNQGAVAGAGIAAHLHQHVVPRWGGDTNFLPVIGHTRVLPQLLGDTRKMLADAWPSSPSGV, encoded by the coding sequence ATGACGAGTGAGCCGGAGCAGCAGCTGGGGGTGGGGACGCCGGACGCGTTCCAGCGTCTGTGGACGCCCCACCGGATGGCCTACATCCAGGGCGAGAGCAAGCCGAGCGGCCCCGGTGCCGACGACGGCTGCCCCTTCTGCTCGATCCCGGCCAAGTCCGACGAGGACGGTCTGATCATCCGGCGCGGTGAGCACGTGTACGCGGTACTCAATCTCTACCCGTACAACGGCGGCCACCTGATGACGGTGCCCTACCGCCACGTCGCCGACTACACCGAGCTGAACACCGTGGAGACCGCGGAGCTGGCCGAGCTGACCAAGCAGGCGATGACGGCCCTGCGCACCGCGTCGGGCGCCCACGGCTTCAACATCGGTATGAACCAGGGGGCGGTGGCGGGCGCGGGCATCGCCGCTCACCTGCACCAGCATGTGGTGCCCCGCTGGGGCGGCGACACCAATTTCCTTCCCGTCATTGGCCACACGAGGGTCCTGCCGCAGCTCCTGGGCGACACCCGCAAGATGCTGGCAGACGCCTGGCCCTCCAGCCCGTCCGGCGTTTGA
- a CDS encoding phosphatidylinositol mannoside acyltransferase, translated as MSARDRLTDGLYGAGWGTVKKLPEPAAVRLGRTIADVAWKRRGAGVRRLESNYARVVPGASPERLAALSRAGMRSYLRYWMESFRLPAWSTERIKGGFAPKDLHHLTDGMDAGKGVILALPHLANWDLAGAWVTTKLGIPFTTVAERLKPETLYDRFVAYREGLGMEVLPHSGGTAFGTLARRLRDGGLVCLVADRDLSASGVEVGFFGETARMPAGPALLAQQTGALLLPVTLWYDDSPVMQGRVHPPVEVPESGTRAEKTSVMTQALADAFATGIADHPEDWHMLQRLWLKDLDPAKAPGADGVADEAPGAGGRPGDAS; from the coding sequence GTGAGCGCTCGGGACCGGCTGACCGACGGCCTGTACGGCGCCGGCTGGGGCACCGTCAAGAAGCTCCCCGAGCCCGCCGCCGTGCGTCTCGGCCGCACCATCGCCGACGTCGCCTGGAAGCGGCGCGGCGCGGGGGTGCGCCGTCTGGAGAGCAACTACGCGCGCGTGGTGCCCGGCGCGAGCCCCGAGCGGCTCGCCGCCCTCTCGCGCGCGGGCATGCGCTCGTACCTGCGCTACTGGATGGAGTCGTTCCGGCTCCCGGCGTGGAGCACCGAGCGGATCAAGGGCGGCTTCGCCCCCAAGGACCTGCACCACCTCACCGACGGCATGGACGCCGGCAAGGGCGTGATACTCGCCCTGCCGCACCTGGCCAACTGGGACCTCGCGGGCGCCTGGGTCACCACGAAGCTCGGCATCCCGTTCACCACCGTCGCCGAGCGCCTCAAGCCGGAGACCCTCTACGACCGTTTCGTCGCCTACCGCGAGGGCCTCGGCATGGAGGTCCTGCCGCACAGCGGCGGCACCGCCTTCGGCACGCTGGCCCGGCGGCTGCGCGACGGCGGACTGGTCTGCCTGGTCGCCGACCGCGACCTGTCCGCCTCCGGCGTGGAGGTCGGCTTCTTCGGCGAGACGGCCCGGATGCCGGCCGGTCCCGCGCTGCTCGCCCAGCAGACGGGCGCGCTGCTGCTGCCGGTGACGCTCTGGTACGACGACTCGCCCGTGATGCAGGGCCGCGTGCATCCGCCGGTCGAGGTGCCCGAGTCAGGCACCCGCGCCGAAAAGACGTCTGTCATGACACAGGCGCTGGCCGACGCCTTCGCCACGGGGATCGCCGACCACCCGGAGGACTGGCACATGCTGCAGCGTTTGTGGCTCAAGGACCTCGACCCCGCCAAGGCGCCCGGGGCGGACGGAGTGGCGGACGAGGCGCCGGGGGCGGGCGGCCGGCCGGGCGACGCGTCGTGA
- the thrS gene encoding threonine--tRNA ligase, whose translation MSDVRVIIQRDSEREERVVTTGTTAAELFAGERSIIAARVSGDLKDLAYEVKDGETVEAVEITSEDGLNILRHSTAHVMAQAVQELFPEAKLGIGPPVKDGFYYDFDVEKPFHPDDLKAIEKKMQEIQKRGQRFSRRVVTDEAAREELADEPYKLELIGLKGSASSDDGADVEVGSGELTIYDNLDAKTGELCWKDLCRGPHLPTTRNIPAFKLMRNAAAYWRGSEKNPMLQRIYGTAWPTKDELKAHLEFLAEAEKRDHRKLGSELDLFSVPEQIGSGLAVFHPKGGIIRRVMEDYSRRRHEEEGYEFVYTPHATKGKLFETSGHLDWYADGMYPPMQLDEGVDYYLKPMNCPMHNLIFDARGRSYRELPLRLFEFGTVYRYEKSGVVHGLTRARGFTQDDAHIYCTREQMSEELDKTLTFVLNLLRDYGLNDFYLELSTKDPEKFVGSDEAWDEATETLRQVAEKQNLELVADPGGAAFYGPKISVQAKDAIGRTWQMSTIQLDFNLPERFGLEYTAADGAKTRPVMIHRALFGSIERFFAVLLEHYAGAMPPWLAPVQAVGIPVGDAHVQYLEEFAAEARRKGLRVDVDSSSDRMQKKIRTQQKQKVPFMIIVGDEDMHGGTVSFRYRDGSQENGIPRDQALAKLVDVVERRIQV comes from the coding sequence GTGTCAGACGTCCGTGTGATCATCCAGCGGGATTCCGAGCGGGAAGAACGCGTGGTGACGACGGGCACTACGGCCGCCGAGCTCTTCGCCGGCGAGCGCTCGATCATCGCCGCCCGCGTCTCCGGCGACCTCAAGGACCTCGCCTACGAGGTCAAGGACGGCGAGACCGTCGAGGCCGTCGAGATCACCTCCGAGGACGGCCTCAACATCCTGCGGCACTCCACGGCGCACGTCATGGCCCAGGCCGTGCAGGAGCTGTTCCCCGAGGCCAAGCTGGGCATCGGCCCGCCCGTCAAGGACGGCTTCTACTACGACTTCGACGTCGAGAAGCCCTTCCACCCCGATGACCTCAAGGCCATCGAGAAGAAGATGCAGGAGATCCAGAAGCGCGGGCAGCGGTTCTCCCGCCGCGTGGTCACCGACGAGGCCGCCCGCGAGGAGCTCGCCGACGAGCCGTACAAGCTGGAGCTGATCGGCCTCAAGGGCTCCGCGTCCAGCGACGACGGCGCGGACGTCGAGGTCGGCTCCGGCGAGCTGACGATCTACGACAACCTGGACGCGAAGACCGGCGAGCTGTGCTGGAAGGACCTCTGCCGCGGTCCCCACCTGCCCACGACCCGGAACATCCCGGCCTTCAAGCTGATGCGCAACGCCGCCGCCTACTGGCGCGGCAGCGAGAAGAACCCGATGCTCCAGCGCATCTACGGCACCGCCTGGCCCACCAAGGACGAGCTGAAGGCGCACCTGGAGTTCCTCGCCGAGGCCGAGAAGCGCGACCACCGCAAGCTGGGCAGCGAGCTGGACCTGTTCTCCGTCCCGGAGCAGATCGGCTCCGGCCTCGCCGTCTTCCACCCCAAGGGCGGCATCATCCGCCGGGTCATGGAGGACTACTCGCGCCGCCGCCACGAGGAGGAGGGCTACGAGTTCGTCTACACCCCGCACGCGACCAAGGGGAAGCTCTTCGAGACCTCGGGCCACCTGGACTGGTACGCCGACGGCATGTACCCGCCCATGCAGCTCGACGAGGGCGTGGACTACTACCTCAAGCCCATGAACTGCCCGATGCACAACCTGATCTTCGACGCGCGGGGCCGCTCCTACCGTGAGCTGCCCCTGCGCCTGTTCGAGTTCGGCACCGTGTACCGGTACGAGAAGTCGGGCGTCGTGCACGGCCTGACCCGGGCCCGCGGTTTCACCCAGGACGACGCGCACATCTACTGCACCCGCGAGCAGATGTCGGAGGAGCTGGACAAGACCCTCACCTTCGTCCTGAACCTGCTGCGCGACTACGGCCTGAACGACTTCTACCTGGAGCTGTCCACCAAGGACCCGGAGAAGTTCGTCGGCTCCGACGAGGCCTGGGACGAGGCCACCGAGACGCTGCGCCAGGTTGCCGAGAAGCAGAACCTGGAGCTGGTGGCGGACCCGGGCGGCGCCGCGTTCTACGGCCCGAAGATCTCGGTCCAGGCCAAGGACGCCATCGGGCGCACCTGGCAGATGTCGACCATCCAGCTCGACTTCAACCTGCCGGAGCGCTTCGGTCTGGAGTACACGGCCGCGGACGGCGCCAAGACCCGCCCGGTCATGATCCACCGCGCGCTGTTCGGCTCCATCGAGCGCTTCTTCGCGGTGCTCCTGGAGCACTACGCGGGCGCGATGCCGCCGTGGCTCGCCCCGGTGCAGGCGGTGGGCATCCCGGTGGGGGACGCGCACGTGCAGTACCTGGAGGAGTTCGCGGCGGAGGCACGACGCAAGGGCTTGCGCGTCGACGTGGACTCCTCCTCGGACCGGATGCAGAAGAAGATCCGCACGCAGCAGAAGCAGAAGGTCCCCTTCATGATCATCGTCGGCGACGAGGACATGCACGGGGGCACGGTGTCGTTCCGCTACCGCGACGGCTCGCAGGAGAACGGCATTCCGCGTGACCAGGCACTGGCGAAGCTCGTCGATGTGGTGGAGCGCCGGATTCAGGTGTGA
- a CDS encoding glycosyltransferase family 4 protein: MRIGIVCPYSWDVPGGVQFHIRDLAEYFIRLGHEVSVLAPADDDTPLPPYVVSAGRAVPVPYNGSVARLNFGFLSAARVRRWLHEGAFDVIHIHEPTSPSLGLLTCWAAQGPIVATFHTSNPRSRAMIAAYAILQAALEKISARIAVSEYARRTLVEHLGGDAVVIPNGVDVDFFARAEPEPEWQGDTIGFIGRIDEPRKGLPVLMRALPGILAARPQTRLLVAGRGDEEEAVESLPKELRSRVEFLGMISDEDKARFLRSVDLYVAPNTGGESFGIVLVEAMSAGAPVLASDLDAFAQVLDQGAAGELFPNEDADALAEAAVRLLADPERRAALRERGSTHVRRFDWSTVGADILSVYETVTAGAAAVATDDRATGLRARFGLARD, encoded by the coding sequence GTGAGGATCGGCATCGTCTGCCCGTACTCCTGGGACGTGCCGGGCGGCGTCCAGTTCCACATCCGGGACCTCGCCGAGTACTTCATCCGCCTCGGCCACGAGGTGTCCGTCCTCGCCCCGGCCGACGACGACACGCCGCTGCCCCCGTACGTCGTGTCCGCGGGCCGCGCGGTGCCGGTGCCGTACAACGGCTCGGTGGCCCGGCTCAACTTCGGCTTCCTGTCGGCGGCCCGGGTCCGGCGCTGGCTGCACGAGGGCGCCTTCGACGTCATCCACATCCACGAGCCGACCTCGCCCTCGCTGGGCCTGCTGACCTGCTGGGCGGCGCAGGGCCCCATCGTGGCCACCTTCCACACCTCCAACCCGCGCTCCCGCGCGATGATCGCCGCGTACGCGATCCTCCAGGCCGCCCTGGAGAAGATCAGCGCCCGGATCGCCGTGAGCGAGTACGCCCGCCGTACGCTCGTCGAGCACCTGGGCGGCGACGCGGTGGTCATCCCCAACGGCGTCGACGTGGACTTCTTCGCCCGCGCCGAGCCCGAGCCGGAGTGGCAGGGCGACACGATCGGCTTCATAGGGCGCATCGACGAGCCCCGCAAGGGCCTGCCGGTGCTCATGCGGGCGCTGCCCGGGATCCTCGCCGCCCGCCCGCAGACCCGGCTGCTCGTCGCCGGGCGCGGTGACGAGGAGGAGGCCGTCGAGAGCCTGCCGAAGGAGCTGCGCTCCCGCGTGGAGTTCCTCGGCATGATCAGCGACGAGGACAAGGCCCGCTTCCTGCGCAGCGTCGACCTGTACGTGGCGCCCAACACCGGCGGTGAGAGCTTCGGCATCGTCCTCGTCGAGGCCATGTCGGCCGGCGCCCCCGTCCTCGCCTCCGACCTGGACGCCTTCGCCCAGGTCCTCGACCAGGGGGCGGCCGGCGAACTCTTCCCCAACGAGGACGCCGACGCCCTGGCCGAGGCGGCCGTACGCCTGCTGGCCGACCCGGAGCGGCGCGCCGCCCTGCGGGAGCGGGGCAGCACCCATGTACGGCGCTTCGACTGGTCCACGGTGGGCGCGGACATCCTGTCCGTCTACGAGACGGTCACCGCGGGAGCGGCGGCGGTGGCGACCGACGACCGGGCGACGGGCCTGCGAGCCCGCTTCGGCCTGGCGAGGGACTGA
- the pdxT gene encoding pyridoxal 5'-phosphate synthase glutaminase subunit PdxT yields the protein MSDTPVIGVLALQGDVREHLVALAVADAVARPVRRPEELAEVDGLVLPGGESTTISKLAVLFGVMDPLRARVRDGMPVYGTCAGMIMLADKILDPRSGQETVGGIDMIVRRNAFGRQNESFEAAVDVRGVEGEPVEGVFIRAPWVESVGAAAEVLAEHDGHIVAVRQGNALATSFHPELTGDHRVHRLFADMVRANRAAQSL from the coding sequence ATGAGTGACACCCCCGTCATCGGTGTCCTGGCGCTCCAGGGCGACGTACGGGAGCACCTCGTCGCCCTGGCCGTGGCCGACGCCGTGGCCAGGCCGGTGCGGCGCCCCGAGGAACTCGCCGAGGTGGACGGCCTGGTCCTGCCCGGCGGCGAGTCGACCACCATCTCCAAGCTCGCCGTCCTCTTCGGAGTGATGGACCCCCTCCGCGCGCGCGTGCGGGACGGCATGCCCGTCTACGGCACCTGCGCGGGCATGATCATGCTGGCCGACAAGATCCTCGACCCGCGCTCCGGACAGGAGACGGTCGGCGGCATCGACATGATCGTGCGCCGCAATGCCTTCGGCCGGCAGAACGAGTCCTTCGAGGCCGCCGTCGACGTCCGGGGCGTCGAGGGCGAGCCCGTGGAGGGCGTCTTCATCCGCGCGCCCTGGGTCGAGTCCGTGGGCGCGGCCGCCGAGGTGCTCGCCGAGCACGACGGTCACATCGTCGCGGTCCGCCAGGGCAACGCGCTGGCCACGTCCTTCCACCCCGAACTGACCGGCGACCACCGCGTGCACCGCCTCTTCGCCGACATGGTGCGCGCGAACCGGGCCGCTCAGTCCTTGTAG
- the pgsA gene encoding phosphatidylinositol phosphate synthase, whose translation MGQPVASKGRGATPTVGKAMLNKYARAFFTRVLTPFAAFLIRRGVSPDTVTLIGTAGVVAGALVFYPMGEFFWGTVVITLFVFSDLVDGNMARQLGRSSRWGAFLDSTLDRVADGAIFGGLALWYAGGGDDNVLCAVSIFCLASGQVVSYTKARGEAIGLPVAVNGLVERAERLVISLVAAGFAGLHKFGVPGIQYLLPIALWIVAAGSLVTLVQRVVTVRREAAEADAAAQESQGTEAAK comes from the coding sequence ATGGGCCAGCCGGTGGCCAGCAAGGGCCGCGGCGCCACACCGACCGTCGGGAAGGCCATGCTGAACAAGTACGCGCGTGCATTTTTTACGCGTGTCCTCACACCGTTCGCCGCGTTTCTCATCCGCCGGGGCGTCAGCCCGGACACGGTCACGCTGATCGGCACCGCCGGTGTGGTCGCGGGTGCGCTGGTCTTCTACCCCATGGGCGAGTTCTTCTGGGGCACGGTGGTGATCACGCTCTTCGTCTTCTCCGACCTGGTCGACGGCAACATGGCCCGCCAGCTGGGCCGCTCCAGCCGCTGGGGCGCGTTCCTGGACTCCACCCTCGACCGGGTCGCCGACGGCGCGATCTTCGGCGGCCTCGCCCTGTGGTACGCGGGCGGCGGTGACGACAACGTCCTGTGCGCCGTGTCGATCTTCTGCCTGGCCAGCGGCCAGGTGGTCTCGTACACCAAGGCGCGCGGCGAGGCGATCGGCCTGCCGGTCGCCGTCAACGGACTGGTCGAGCGCGCCGAGCGCCTCGTCATCTCGCTGGTCGCCGCCGGATTCGCCGGACTGCACAAGTTCGGCGTGCCCGGCATCCAGTACCTGCTGCCGATCGCCCTGTGGATCGTCGCCGCCGGCAGCCTGGTCACGCTGGTCCAGCGGGTCGTCACGGTCCGCCGGGAGGCCGCGGAGGCGGACGCCGCCGCGCAGGAGAGCCAGGGCACCGAGGCGGCGAAGTGA
- the pdxS gene encoding pyridoxal 5'-phosphate synthase lyase subunit PdxS has translation MSSTLSENQAPETGTARVKRGMAEQLKGGVIMDVVTPEQAKIAEDAGAVAVMALERVPADIRKDGGVARMSDPDMIEGIIGAVSIPVMAKSRIGHFVEAQVLQSLGVDYIDESEVLTPADEVNHSDKFAFTTPFVCGATNLGEALRRIAEGAAMIRSKGEAGTGNVVEAVRHLRQIKNEIARLRGYDNNELYAAAKELRAPYELVKEVSELGKLPVVLFSAGGVATPADAALMRQLGAEGVFVGSGIFKSGDPAKRAAAIVKATTFYDDPKIIADASRNLGEAMVGINCDTLPETERYANRGW, from the coding sequence GTGTCCAGCACGCTCTCCGAAAACCAGGCACCCGAGACCGGCACCGCCCGCGTGAAGCGCGGCATGGCCGAGCAGCTCAAGGGCGGCGTCATCATGGACGTCGTCACGCCGGAGCAGGCGAAGATCGCCGAGGACGCGGGCGCCGTGGCCGTCATGGCCCTGGAGCGCGTCCCCGCCGACATCCGCAAGGACGGCGGCGTGGCCCGGATGTCCGACCCGGACATGATCGAGGGCATCATCGGCGCCGTGTCCATCCCGGTGATGGCCAAGTCCCGCATCGGCCACTTCGTGGAGGCCCAGGTCCTGCAGTCCCTCGGCGTCGACTACATCGACGAGTCCGAGGTCCTCACCCCGGCCGACGAGGTCAACCACAGCGACAAGTTCGCCTTCACCACCCCCTTCGTCTGTGGCGCCACCAACCTGGGCGAGGCCCTGCGCCGGATCGCCGAGGGCGCCGCCATGATCCGCTCCAAGGGCGAGGCCGGCACCGGCAACGTCGTAGAGGCCGTCCGGCACCTGCGCCAGATCAAGAACGAGATCGCCCGGCTGCGCGGCTACGACAACAACGAGCTGTACGCCGCCGCCAAGGAGCTGCGCGCCCCCTACGAGCTGGTCAAGGAGGTCTCCGAGCTGGGCAAGCTGCCGGTCGTCCTCTTCTCGGCCGGCGGTGTCGCCACCCCCGCCGACGCCGCGCTCATGCGTCAGCTCGGCGCCGAGGGCGTCTTCGTCGGCTCCGGCATCTTCAAGTCCGGCGACCCGGCCAAGCGCGCCGCCGCCATCGTGAAGGCCACCACCTTCTACGACGACCCGAAGATCATCGCGGACGCGTCCCGCAACCTCGGCGAGGCCATGGTCGGCATCAACTGCGACACCCTCCCCGAGACCGAGCGCTACGCCAACCGCGGCTGGTAG
- a CDS encoding YebC/PmpR family DNA-binding transcriptional regulator: protein MSGHSKWATTKHKKAVIDAKRGKLFAKLIKNIEVAARMGGVDIEGNPTLYDAIQKAKKQSVPNKNIDSAVKRGGGLEAGGADYETIMYEGYGPNGVAVLIECLTDNRNRAASDVRVAMTRNGGSMADPGSVSYLFNRKGVVIVPKGELGEDDVLGAVLDAGAEEVNDLGESFEVLSEATDLVAVRTALQEAGIDYESADANFVPTMQVELDEDGARKIFRLIDALEDSDDVQNVFANFDVSDEIMEKVDA, encoded by the coding sequence ATGTCCGGCCACTCTAAATGGGCTACGACGAAGCACAAGAAGGCCGTGATCGACGCCAAGCGCGGCAAGCTCTTCGCGAAGCTGATCAAGAACATCGAGGTCGCGGCGCGCATGGGCGGCGTCGACATCGAGGGCAACCCGACGCTGTACGACGCCATCCAGAAGGCGAAGAAGCAGTCGGTCCCCAACAAGAACATCGACTCCGCGGTCAAGCGCGGCGGCGGCCTGGAGGCCGGCGGCGCCGACTACGAGACGATCATGTACGAGGGCTACGGTCCGAACGGTGTCGCCGTGCTCATCGAGTGCCTCACCGACAACCGCAACCGTGCCGCCTCCGACGTCCGCGTCGCCATGACCCGCAACGGCGGTTCCATGGCCGACCCGGGCTCGGTGTCGTACCTGTTCAACCGCAAGGGCGTCGTGATCGTGCCCAAGGGCGAGCTGGGCGAGGACGACGTCCTCGGCGCCGTCCTGGACGCGGGGGCCGAGGAGGTCAACGACCTCGGCGAGTCCTTCGAGGTGCTCAGCGAGGCCACCGACCTCGTCGCGGTCCGCACCGCCCTCCAGGAGGCCGGCATCGACTACGAGTCGGCCGACGCCAACTTCGTGCCGACCATGCAGGTCGAGCTGGACGAGGACGGCGCGCGGAAGATCTTCCGGCTCATCGACGCCCTGGAGGACAGCGACGACGTGCAGAACGTCTTCGCCAACTTCGACGTCAGCGACGAGATCATGGAGAAGGTCGACGCGTAA
- the ruvC gene encoding crossover junction endodeoxyribonuclease RuvC: MRVLGVDPGLTRCGIGVVEGVAGRPLTMIGVGVVRTPADADLGHRLVAVEQGIEQWLDEHRPEFVAVERVFSQHNVRTVMGTAQASAVAILCASRRGIPVALHTPSEVKAAVTGSGRADKAQVGAMVTRLLRLAAPPRPADAADALALAICHIWRAPAQNRLQQAVALHTSQGPRRPRNPHPSKGRPA, encoded by the coding sequence GTGCGCGTGCTGGGGGTGGACCCGGGGCTGACCCGTTGCGGGATCGGCGTCGTGGAGGGTGTCGCGGGCCGGCCGCTCACCATGATCGGCGTCGGCGTCGTCCGCACGCCCGCGGACGCCGACCTCGGCCACCGGCTTGTCGCCGTCGAGCAGGGCATCGAGCAGTGGCTCGACGAGCACCGGCCGGAGTTCGTCGCCGTGGAGCGCGTCTTCAGCCAGCACAACGTCCGCACCGTCATGGGCACCGCCCAGGCCAGCGCCGTGGCGATCCTGTGCGCGTCCCGCCGCGGCATCCCCGTCGCCCTGCACACGCCGAGCGAGGTGAAGGCCGCCGTCACCGGCAGCGGCCGCGCCGACAAGGCCCAGGTCGGCGCCATGGTCACCCGCCTGCTCCGGCTCGCCGCCCCGCCCAGGCCCGCCGACGCCGCGGACGCCCTCGCCCTCGCCATCTGCCACATCTGGCGCGCCCCCGCGCAGAACCGCCTCCAGCAGGCCGTGGCCCTGCACACCTCACAGGGCCCGCGCCGCCCCCGGAA